From a region of the Rhizophagus irregularis chromosome 3, complete sequence genome:
- a CDS encoding uncharacterized protein (SECRETED:cutsite_VSS-QN; SECRETED:prob_0.6268); SECRETED:SignalP(1-27) translates to MLKMFNLAKMLTIFIYLTSICCFLVSSQNVLSRDILSQNASFPNTPPQNTSDQDIWYTYEEPIEGLKLYETYTLSEGTLMIWMAFEDKEDPSCMLPYFHLRLIERTGRITYIDLNYTFPPEAVCPINITYIPLGYNYIMIIYVKSNNGVKGKYGLIINYNSEIINEIYLGNVNDYIIDSGTSGKGFIRIEEHDKRGLAAWHWLSTPDITTGKVVELGSGEFSVPNLLSYTFVNSFNFSLVDGGIGYAYILKYDEMGSSATNDPNIQYWKIYVSFLREETYSSTIPSLIYQTTTKLNSIAFKSCFYNNNAGYICIVSLNNTITNKDQSRTEVNYYQLEFLTTGSFVQFGMVPKEISNTGNFDLSSLIYGGFLVEKYYTNTKAMNFYILDNNGNYKSGGSFGPEFVIISYFRKNSTLLGVKETGNKLEFLLKPLLRLNNQGAGYDNPAIESTKPAINEVIDPLLINEIIIKYSIPVRLSTANISIFQLNDDPSKPRLLRQTISGDSKLCTIGSDNHTVHIPIFSSTFNQPNSSYNVVINNNFVISQERNEPLLGINKKIWMISTKPFKTGQHSASVTGLLRLNEEGSSKFLQTNQSEFFNNIIQEFSKIIPVDEQRITTNGKWQNDPTFPKKVLLSFTINEAKSAMEPSSKTIFDNLGTLIERKRFTALSNNEYSSLIDESASFTITSYFGKFLPLIIIFLVSMVILIILYFLARWKNPEGRNIAIFETALIMQDFAVDLIFTLSRVNNTPHLVIPNMVFLVVPHVVSFLLAINILLSEVAMNPMFFTWFSELPTLLSICTIFSAIDILAINTLTSNLFGFKIFSAPLSQRSRNIILWGSFINIFAEDIPQLIIQILYYNSVVTYDLIPSLVIISGGLVIVNKLILRSFHLLIRWCNRHDEIIDFNRNRHLSAGSIRSIRSNV, encoded by the exons atgttaaaaatgttcAATTTGGCAAAGATGTTGACcatctttatatatttaacctCCATCTGTTGCTTTCTTGTTTCATCTCAAAATGTATTATCTCGAGATATATTATCTCAAAATGCATCATTTCCAAATACACCACCCCAAAATACATCAGATCAAGATATATGGTACACTTATGAAGAACCTATAGAAGGTCTTAAACTATATGAAACTTACACACTTTCAGAAGGTACTTTGATGATTTGGATGGCCTTTGAAGATAAGGAAGATCCATCATGCATGTTACCTTATTTTCATTTACGATTGATAGAAAGAACAGGACGAATAACATATATAGACCTTAATTACACTTTTCCTCCAGAAGCAGTTTGCCCCATTAATATAACTTATATACCTTTAGGTTATAATTacataatgataatttatgtTAAATCAAACAATGGTGTTAAGGGAAAGTATGGcttgataattaattataatagtgAGATTATAAA tgaaaTCTACTTAGGAAATGTTAATGACTATATTATAGATAGTGGAACATCGGGAAAAGGTTTTATTCGTATTGAAGAACATGATAAAAGAGGATTAGCAGCATGGCATTGGCTTAGTACCCC AGATATTACAACAGGAAAAGTGGTGGAACTTGGAAGTGGCGAGTTTAGTGTACCAAACCTATTATCATATACttttgtaaatagttttaattttagtttagttGATGGAGGGATTGGATATGCATATATTCTAAAATACGATGAAATGGGATCATCAGCAACAAATGATCCAAATATTCAATACTGGAAAATTTATGTTTCATTTTTAAGAGAGGAAACATATTCATCTACAATACCTTCTCTTATCTACCAAACTActacaaaattaaatagtatagcatttaaatcatgtttttataacaataatgcaGGATATATATGTATTGTATCATTAAACAATACAATTACAAATAAGGATCAATCAAGAACTGAAGTGAATTATTATCAGTTAGAATTTTTAACAACTGGATCCTTTGTACAATTTGGTATGGTCCCTAAAGAAATAAGTAATACAGGCAATTTTGATTTGTCAAGTTTAATTTATGGAGGATTTCTtgtagaaaaatattatacaaatacaaAGGCAAtgaacttttatattttagataataatggaaattataaatcaGGGGGATCTTTTGGCCCAGAGtttgttattattagttatttcagaaaaaatagTACTTTATTGGGAGTAAAGGAAACtggtaataaattagaatttttattgaaaccTTTACTAAGATTGAATAATCAag gAGCTGGATATGATAATCCTGCAATTGAATCAACAAAGCCAGCTATCAATGAAGTTATTGATCCTTTATTAAtcaatgaaattataattaaatatagcATTCCAGTAAGGTTATCTACTGCAAATATTTCGATATTTCAGTTAAATGATGACCCATCCAAGCCAAGATTATTACGGCAAACAATCTCAGGAGATTCCAAACTATGTACTATTGGAAGTGATAATCATACTGTGCATATTCCAATTTTCAGTAGTACATTTAATCAGCCAAATTCCTCTTATAATGTggtgattaataataattttgtcattTCTCAAGAGAGAAATGAACCTTTATTAggaattaataagaaaatttggatGATTTCaacaa agCCATTTAAGACCGGACAACATTCAGCTTCAGTCACAGGGTTACTTCGATTGAATGAAGAAGGGAgttcaaaatttcttcaaacaAATCAGTCGGAGTTTTTCAACAATATAATTCAAgaattttccaaaataattCCGGTAGATGAACAGAGGATAACAACAAATGGTAAATGGCAAAATGACCCCACTTTCCCCAAAAAAGTGTTGTTATCATTTACTATAAATGAAGCTAAAAGTGCCATGGAACCAAGTTCCAAAACAATCTTTGATAATTTGGGCACTTTGattgaaagaaaaaggttTACTGCACTTTCtaataatgaatattcttCATTAATTGATGAAAGTGCATCCTTTACAATAACCA gttattttggaaaatttttgccactaattataatatttttagtaagtatggtaatattaataatattatattttttggcACGTTGGAAAAACCCTGAAGGAAGAAATATTGCCATATTTGAGACTGCATTAATAATGCAGGATTTTGCTGTGGATTTAATATTCACATTATCAAGGGTTAATAATACTCCACACTTGGTAATTCCAAA tatggTATTCCTTGTTGTTCCACATGTAGTCAGCTTCTTATTGgctataaatattcttttgtcTGAAGTAGCTATGAATCCAATGTTCTTTACTTGGTTTTCAGAGCTTCCAACACTATTGTCaatttgtacaatattttcaGCCATTGATATACTAGCAATAAATACTTTGACATCAAATTTATTtggtttcaaaatattttcagcCCCATTATCACAAAggtcaagaaatattatacttTGGGGTAGTTTCATAAATATCTTTGCTGAAGATATACCACAATTGATTATTCagatattatactataatagtGTTGTGACGTATGATCTTATTCCATCACTTGTAATTATATCTGGTGGATTAGTTATAGTgaataaactaattttaagATCGTTTCACTTGTTAATAAGATGGTGTAATCGGCATGatgaaattatagattttaatagaaatagaCATTTATCAGCCGGTTCTATAAGATCAATTAGGTCAAATGTTTAG